In the genome of Hippoglossus hippoglossus isolate fHipHip1 chromosome 4, fHipHip1.pri, whole genome shotgun sequence, one region contains:
- the LOC117760015 gene encoding cytochrome b-c1 complex subunit 6, mitochondrial isoform X1 codes for MGFEEKMIMNGEPEDEEEEEEEEEEDEEDLVDPLETLRQKCAETEHCVHTQQRLEQCETRVGSRSATVEECTEELFDFLHARDHCVAHKLFHTVK; via the exons ATGGGTTTCGAGGAGAAGATGATCATGAATGGAGAGCCCGAGGAT gaggaagaagaagaagaagaggaggaggaggatgaagaggaccTGGTG GATCCTCTTGAAACGCTGCGACAAAAGTGTGCAGAGACGGAGCACTGCGTCCACACTCAGCAGCGTCTGGAGCAGTGCGAGACCAGAGTTGGCTCTCGGTCTGCAACGGTGGAGGAATGCACTGAGGAGCTGTTTGACTTCCTGCATGCTCGGGACCACTGT gtGGCACACAAACTGTTCCACACTGTCAAATGA
- the LOC117760002 gene encoding fatty-acid amide hydrolase 1 yields the protein MENLKLLVHRAQVDKRTAALLAGAACGAGAAVLLIRTVIRFREAKVKIQRARERRTESLQRAEEAVLRYKESHPTTDSALILTLTLSELTKQLQEGLLSPEDVFYTYMEKTLDVNKKLNCCTGILLESFDQLKTLDSNKKGLLYGVPVSIKENFAYKNHDCSCGVVINLDQPLQEDGVLVEVLKRQGAIPFVKTNLPQALLNYDCSNPIYGQTVNPHNLQKTSGGSSGGEGALIGGGGSVLGLGSDIGGSIRIPAAFCGICGLKPTARRLSSQGVKPIYRGQKSVPSSPGPMARDVDSLALCMQALLSDHMFSLDPTVPPIPFNVEMYQSTKPLRIGYFDSDGYMQPSPSTARAIREVKALLEQAGHTLVPYSPLKIQHVAEQMLIKGVLADGATTMLQKLEGSPLDPCLKAQVVPYSLPTWVKKTLSFLLKPVAPRASGIFGGISGVSSVPELWKQHAAVEDYIHETIEDWRRCNIDVLLCPMFGPAFNFLYCGQVTTVLTYTMLYNLLTFPAGVVPVTTVTAEDEVELKHYKGFYQDRWDKLFKEAVSGGEGLPVAVQCVALPWQDELCLRLMREVEHLVKQSRK from the exons ATGGagaacctgaagctgctcgtCCACAGGGCGCAGGTGGACAAGCGGACAGCGGCTCTGCTGGCGGGGGCCGCCTGCGGTGCGGGAGCTGCGGTGCTGCTGATCCGGACAGTGATCCGCTTCCGAGAGGCCAAGGTTAAGATCCAGAGAGCCAGAGAGCGGAGGACCGAGAGCCTGCAGCGGGCAGAGGAGGCTGTGCTGCGGTACAAGGAGTCG CATCCAACAACCGACTCGGCTCTCATCTTGACGCTGACCCTCTCGGAGTTGACCAAGCAATTGCAGGAAGGCTTGCTGAGTCCAGAGGATGTGTTCTACACTTACATGGAAAAG ACTCTGGATGTAAACAAAAAGCTCAACTGCTGCACAGGGATTTTGCTGGAGAGTTTCGATCAGCTGAAGACTCTGGACTCCAACAAGAAGGGTCTCTTGTATGGAGTTCCAGTTAGCATCAAGGAAAACTTTGCTTATAAG AATCATGACTGTTCTTGTGGTGTGGTCATTAATCTGGACCAGCCCCTCCAAGAGGACGGCGTGCTTGTTGAAGTTCTGAAGAGACAAGGAGCTATTCCCTTTGTGAAAACCAACTTGCCCCAAGCCCTACTTAA CTATGACTGCAGTAACCCTATTTATGGGCAGACTGTAAACCCTCATAACCTCCAGAAGACCTCTGGAGGTTCGTCTGGTGGGGAGGGCGCTCTCATCGGGGGAGGCGGCTCTGTGCTCGGTTTGGGCAGTGACATAGGGGGCAGCATCCGCATTCCTGCCGCTTTCTGTGGGATCTGTGGCCTCAAGCCAACAGCACGTCGGCTAAG TTCACAAGGTGTGAAGCCCATTTACAGAGGGCAAAAGTCAG TGCCGTCCTCTCCTGGACCTATGGCGAGGGATGTGGACAGTCTGGCTCTGTGTATGCAGGCTCTGCTGAGTGACCACATGTTTTCCCTGGACCCTACTGTTCCACCCATACCCTTTAATGTGGAG ATGTACCAGAGCACCAAACCTCTGAGGATCGGTTACTTTGACAGCGACGGCTACATGCAGCCGTCCCCAAGCACGGCCCGAGCCATCAGAGAAGTCAAGGCACTGTTGGAGCAAGCTGGCCACACT CTGGTGCCTTACAGTCCCCTGAAGATCCAACATGTTGCAGAACAGATGTTGATTAAGGGTGTCCTCGCAGATGGAGCTACCACCATGCTACAAAAACT GGAGGGAAGTCCTCTGGACCCCTGTCTCAAAGCACAGGTTGTACCCTACTCTCTACCTACGTGGGTGAAGAAAACCCTCTCATTCCTCCTGAAGCCTGTG GCTCCTCGTGCTTCTGGCATCTTCGGTGGTATCAGTGGAGTCAG TTCTGTTCCAGAGCTGTGGAAGCAACACGCTGCTGTCGAG GACTACATTCATGAAACAATAGAAGATTGGAGAAGATGCAACATAGATGTGCTGCTGTGCCCGATGTTTGGACCTGCTTTCAACTTCTTATACTGCGGCCAAGTTACCA CTGTTCTCACGTACACGATGCTTTACAATCTCCTGACCTTTCCGGCCGGCGTAGTTCCCGTTACCACGGTGACTGCAGAGGATGAGGTGGAGCTCAAGCATTATAAGGGCTTTTATCAGGACCGCTGGGACAAGCTCTTCAAAGAG gCTGTGTCTGGAGGCGAGGGTCTGCCTGTGGCGGTGCAGTGCGTCGCCCTGCCGTGGCAGGACGAGCTCTGCCTGCGTCTCATGAGGGAGGTGGAGCATCTGGTCAAACAGAGCAGGAAGTAA
- the LOC117760560 gene encoding uncharacterized protein LOC117760560, protein MDSIFSVIGSYVDWDVKSLLLFLAVFIITTDYIKNRRPASFPPGPWALPVVGNMFTVDHSRTHESLTELGRRYGDVFSLRMGSVWMVVLNRFEVLKEALVTQGDSLAERPDLPLQVEIVHKLGINFSNGNTWKQQRRFALSTLRNFGFAKKSLEPVILDEFTYCAEEFNSQKGKPFNPHLTINNAVSNIICSLIFGHRFEYGDEMFLKMMKLLPKGLKIQGSIWAQFYNSFPLLMKHLPGPHQTVQHIWSEVKDFIRGEVEEHKLNWDPSDQRDYIDCYLNEIQMNKGQVESSFEEETLVMSLLDLFVAGSETTSSTLRWAVLHMANNPEIQEKVQAEIDRVIGQSRRPCMEDRADLPYTDAVIHEVQRMGNIIPLSLPHFTNKDLHLGKYTVPKGITVITNLTSVMFDENEWETPFTFNPGHFLTEEGTFVKKPSFIPFSAGKRICPGETLAKMELFLFFTSFMQRFTFSMPAGVKPVMKQSFSIVLAPHPYEICATPSVAEAEQIIHIFPLWIQRQQVVRMDGVFGLSVFSVWQWQDVRSLLIFTLVFLVIAECLRTRRPSGFPPGPRVLPLVGTMLSLDFNNLHGQMTKLAETYGNVYSLKMGSSWIVVLNGLDALQEGLLTNGDILADRPLIPLHTDVLPDLGIIFTNGYLWKQQRRFALFTLKYFGVGKKSLESTIQDEFNHISREIAGHEGKPFNPHLVINNAVSNIICSLVFGHRFEYSDEKFLTLMKLIDTATQIEGSIWAQLYNGFPTLMRRLPGPHHTLQKIYGEMVKFMKIEINQHKKDWDPAEPRDFIDCYLTEIQKSKKDDKEDAGFHENNLVMCSFDLFGAGTETTSTTLRWALLYMTKHPEIQEKVQAEIDQVIGQSRQPCMEDRADLPYTDAVIHEVQRMGNIVPLGLPHFANRDVKLGGYSLPKGVTVIPNLTSVLFEKSKWETPFTFNPGHFLNEEGRFVKNAAFVPFSAGKRVCLGENLARMELFVLFTSFMQHFTFSMPPGVEPVLKPRVSIILSPQHFEICATLR, encoded by the exons ATGGATTCCATCTTCTCTGTGATTGGATCCTACGTTGACTGGGATGTGAAAAGTCTGCTGCTCTTCTTGGCAGTTTTCATCATCACCACAGATTATATCAAGAACCGTCGGCCGGCCAGCTTCCCTCCAGGACCCTGGGCACTTCCTGTTGTGGGCAACATGTTCACCGTGGACCACAGCAGGACTCACGAGAGTCTGACAGAG TTAGGGAGAAGATATGGGGACGTGTTCAGCCTGAGAATGGGCTCTGTGTGGATGGTGGTGTTGAACAGGTTCGAGGTTCTGAAGGAAGCTCTGGTGACGCAGGGAGACAGCCTGGCAGAGCGTCCTGACCTCCCTCTGCAAGTGGAAATAGTCCACAAACTGG GCATAAACTTCAGCAACGGGAACACCTGGAAGCAGCAGAGGCGTTTTGCACTCTCAACCCTCAGAAACTTTGGATTTGCCAAGAAGTCACTTGAGCCTGTCATCCTGGATGAATTTACGTATTGTGCAGAAGAGTTCAATTCCCAAAAAG GTAAACCGTTCAATCCACACCTCACCATCAACAACGCCGTCTCCAACATCATCTGCTCCCTGATCTTTGGTCATCGCTTCGAGTACGGTGACGAGATGTTCCTGAAAATGATGAAGCTGTTACCAAAAGGCCTCAAGATCCAAGGGTCCATCTGGGCACAG TTTTACAACTCGTTCCCTCTGCTGATGAAACATTTACCGGGGCCACATCAGACAGTCCAGCACATCTGGAGTGAAGTGAAGGACTTCATAAGAGGAGAGGTTGAAGAGCACAAACTGAACTGGGATCCCTCGGACCAGAGAGACTACATAGACTGTTACCTGAATGAGATTCAGATG AACAAGGGGCAGGTTGAGAGTAGTTTTGAGGAGGAAACCCTGGTTATGAGCCTCCTTGATCTGTTTGTGGCTGGTTCAGAGACCACATCCAGCACCCTGCGCTGGGCCGTCCTCCACATGGCAAATAACCCTGAAATCCAAG AGAAAGTCCAGGCTGAAATAGACCGAGTGATTGGACAGTCCAGACGGCCGTGCATGGAGGACCGTGCAGACCTGCCCTACACTGACGCCGTCATCCACGAGGTGCAGAGGATGGGCAACATTATTCCTCTCAGCCTCCCTCACTTCACCAACAAAGACCTCCACCTGGGGAAGTACACCGTCCCAAAG GGCATCACAGTAATTACCAATTTGACCTCGGTGATGTTCGACGAGAATGAGTGGGAGACGCCCTTCACCTTTAACCCAGGTCACTTTCTGACTGAGGAGGGGACGTTTGTGAAGAAACCTTCTTTCATCCctttctctgcag GTAAACGGATATGTCCCGGGGAGACCCTGGCCAAGATGGagcttttcctcttcttcacctccttcatgCAGCGCTTCACCTTCTCCATGCCTGCTGGGGTGAAGCCGGTGATGAAGCAGAGTTTTAGCATTGTCCTGGCACCACATCCATATGAAATCTGCGCAACACCCT CTGTGGCCGAGGCAGAGCAGATCATCCACAT ATTTCCCCTGTGGATCCAGAGGCAGCAAGTTGTGAGGATGGACGGGGTCTTTGGATTGTCCGTTTTCTCTGTGTGGCAGTGGCAGGACGTTCGCAGTTTGCTCATCTTCACTCTGGTCTTCTTGGTGATAGCAGAGTGTCTGAGGACCCGTCGTCCCAGCGGCTTTCCTCCAGGACCCCGGGTGCTTCCTCTTGTGGGGACCATGTTATCCCTTGACTTTAACAATCTCCACGGACAAATGACCAAG TTAGCAGAGACGTATGGGAATGTGTACAGCCTTAAGATGGGCTCCTCCTGGATAGTGGTGTTGAATGGCCTTGACGCCCTGCAAGAAGGTCTACTCACCAACGGAGACATCCTGGCGGACCGACCCTTAATTCCTCTCCATACTGACGTGCTTCCTGATCTGG GTATTATCTTTACCAATGGATACTTGTGGAAACAGCAAAGACGATTTGCCCTCTTCACTCTCAAGTACTTTGGAGTTGGCAAGAAATCCCTGGAATCTACCATACAGGATGAATTTAATCACATATCTAGAGAGATTGCTGGTCATGAAG GCAAACCCTTCAATCCTCACTTGGTTATAAACAATGCCGTGTCCAACATCATCTGCTCCCTGGTGTTTGGTCATCGCTTTGAGTACAGCGATGAGAAGTTTCTCACTTTGATGAAGTTGATTGACACGGCAACTCAAATCGAGGGCTCCATTTGGGCTCAG CTGTACAATGGGTTTCCAACGCTGATGAGACGTCTGCCGGGCCCTCACCACACTCTTCAGAAAATCTATGGTGAAATGGTAAAGTTTATGAAAATAGAAATCAATCAGCACAAGAAAGACTGGGACCCCGCAGAGCCCAGAGACTTCATCGACTGTTACCTGACTGAGATTCAGAAG AGCAAGAAGGATGATAAAGAGGATGCTGGTTTTCACGAGAATAATTTGGTGATGTGTTCGTTTGATCTGTTCGGAGCCGGCACCGAGACCACATCCACCACCCTGCGCTGGGCTCTGCTCTACATGACAAAGCACCCTGAGATTCAGG AGAAAGTCCAGGCTGAAATAGACCAAGTGATTGGACAGTCCAGGCAGCCGTGCATGGAGGACCGTGCAGACCTTCCCTACACTGACGCCGTCATCCACGAGGTGCAGAGGATGGGCAACATCGTTCCTCTGGGGCTGCCTCACTTCGCCAACAGGGACGTCAAGCTGGGAGGCTACTCACTCCCAAAG GGCGTTACAGTGATTCCTAATCTGACCTCGGTGCTGTTCGAGAAGAGCAAGTGGGAGACGCCCTTCACCTTCAACCCAGGACACTTTCTGAATGAGGAGGGAAGGTTTGTGAAGAATGCTGCTTTCGTCCCTTTCTCTGCTG GTAAGCGGGTGTGTCTCGGGGAGAACCTGGCCAGGATGGAGCTCTTCGtgctcttcacctccttcatGCAGCACTTCACCTTCTCCATGCCTCCTGGGGTGGAGCCTGTCTTAAAGCCCCGTGTTAGCATCATTCTTTCACCCCAACACTTTGAAATCTGTGCCACGCTGCGTTAA
- the LOC117760015 gene encoding cytochrome b-c1 complex subunit 6, mitochondrial isoform X2: protein MGFEEKMIMNGEPEDEEEEEEEEEDEEDLVDPLETLRQKCAETEHCVHTQQRLEQCETRVGSRSATVEECTEELFDFLHARDHCVAHKLFHTVK from the exons ATGGGTTTCGAGGAGAAGATGATCATGAATGGAGAGCCCGAGGAT gaagaagaagaagaagaggaggaggaggatgaagaggaccTGGTG GATCCTCTTGAAACGCTGCGACAAAAGTGTGCAGAGACGGAGCACTGCGTCCACACTCAGCAGCGTCTGGAGCAGTGCGAGACCAGAGTTGGCTCTCGGTCTGCAACGGTGGAGGAATGCACTGAGGAGCTGTTTGACTTCCTGCATGCTCGGGACCACTGT gtGGCACACAAACTGTTCCACACTGTCAAATGA